A window of Gadus chalcogrammus isolate NIFS_2021 chromosome 2, NIFS_Gcha_1.0, whole genome shotgun sequence genomic DNA:
aaccgCTGTGACAACAGCAGACTGGCTTTGGTCTGCTGATGCCATGGATGGACTTCCCGCGTGCCGTGTTTTCCCGCCGATGTTTTATGGTTATGCTGTTGACGGCTTAAATAAATGGACTTTATAAATTGAGCAGTGAACACAAACTAAGAACTTCTGACATATCTCTCGACTTGTACCTAGAATTTGAATATCTATTTCTCTCAGTAATAATTGGTTGTTACCACAACAACTCTTCatagtgtgggtgggggtgaaaGAGGATGGAGTTTCCATGGATGGAATTTGCGCGTGCTGTGTTTTCCCGCCGATGTGgtatggttatgctgttgagagcttaaataaatggactTTATAAATTGACTAcgaacaattattgaagtttaacacTTTGTTCAGCAAACTTGACCACTGACGGCTTGAACTTTAGGTTGTACTTTTTTTTCTCAGACTCtgctcttgtttgtttgttttttacggGTAAACTAATCTGACGTGACTGCGCAAACTTTGGCCTACTGATTTTATGTTTGAATGTTCCGCCGCCGTTCACAACATTTACTTTGCGAATATCATTTTCGTTTGGTTTTATTATATCAATTAAATACTTTCGAGTGTTTTTAAAGTAGATTATCGAAATAAACTCTGTATAAAGACAGGTTAATATGTGTCAGTTACTTTATCTGTCGTCTTTTATCTGTCTTTTCTTCCGTGGAATGATGCTCATGACGTCTGGGCTCGTATTTAAGGCCTGTCACGGCACGACATGTCCATCATCTCTCCTGTATACACCGACAGCCCGTCTGAACTAACTAATGAAATACCGATTTTGTTAGCCAGGTTCTTTGAAGCATTTGTCTGAATCTAACACATCTTTCTATACATGTCTTTATTACTTGTGGGTGTAAAATAAATTCCTTATCTTTGTTCTTTTTGTCAAGCAATGTGAGATCAACAATAGGATCAGGAGGTATCCATGGATGTATTGCAGCCCCAGCTGTTGTGATTTACCGCTAATGAGCACCTCAACGCCGCCCCCTTTGTGATGTCAGTACTGACCATATGCCCACTAAAGCTAACCCTATTCCTAATATCGCAACAGCCACGCACAGGGCAGGCGTCTCTCCCTAGTCGTGCGTCTGAACACGCTGTAAATCGAGACCTGTTAGCCACGTTTGGTGCTGGCGTTACCAGCTGTTTGTTTCTCTCTACTGGACGCGAGCAGAAAGCTAAATCGGTCGAGCAGACAGCCTGAGTAGACATGACAGAGTTCAGCGTGACAGTGGAGCAGCTCAATGATTTGTTAACGGATGAGAGGGGGTTTTATTGCTGGCCAACGAAACCCGTGGACGAGGTCTGCACTGGGATTTACGTCGGCAACGAGTGAGTTAGTGTTTACCTTTTAGGTTTTGATGAATACATGGTGGACGCCTTGATCTTGTCTTGACATTTTGTCTATTTAGTAACATGAAAAGTTGTCAGTTTCTGACAGCCTACATTCAAATATTGGCAGATTTGTTTCATCGAAGTATGGAGCATGTTATTGTTGCAGCCTTGCAGGGTGTCTTAGTAAATTGTATTGAAGCGGTCAATAACTGCATTGGCGTCCAATGCTTTGGTCCTTAAATAAAACTGATCGCCAGCACAACCAGGTTGCTGGTTGGATCGTCTTCACTTCTATTCCGTAGATAGGCTCCTCTCGAACTAGCAACAGTAATGCGTTCCAGTAACGCATCACTTCAAGCAGCATTTGGACTTAACCTTTGGAACTCCCTCCTGACCCTGCCGTAATCATCCGCCATTTCATTGACGAATTCAATGTGTGGCTCTCTTTGCCAATTGAAGTACGGCCGGCTCAGCACCAAGCCGGcactttttaaaatattttgatGGTGTGCGACGACTGTTAATGGCCACTCCTGGTCAATGTGCTCCAGTGCAAAATCTGTAAGGAGCTGATCATTATTAGTGACAAAAAAATAAGAACCACAAAGTTACTGGGCAATGTCCTTTGTGCCATCAAAAGTATCAATACACCCTAATAAGCCTACAGAAGGCCGACTTAAAGTAACACTACTTGTGTTtcattttttacttttactttattttggGAGTGGATCCAGTAGTCCAGTTTTCGCGGCTTTATTTCTGGTAGTTGTTTGTATTAATGTTTTGGTAGTTCAGGGGACAGTCAAGGGTCCGACGGCCCAATGCGTGGTTGGCCCAGGACTGTTCCCCCCTTCTGTTTATTTTGGCTGGATCTGCTTTGTTAAACAAATGAGTGCAATGGATGACCCCTTGTTTGTGGAATATCCCAAACGCTGCTTTTCCTCCCCCAAGTGTTACTCATCATCCTGAAGGGTTAGGTCTAAACCCTGCCACATCCCACTGCAGGTCTGCGGCCATGAACGTGGCGTGTCTGCAGCGCCTGGGCATCACTCACGTGCTCAACGCTGCCGAGGGAGACTCCCTCATGCACGTCAACACCAACGCAGAGTTCTACGCCGGCACCGCCATCACCTACCACGGCGTGGCGGCCAGCGACACCGACCACTTCGACCTCAGCCCTTTCTTTGAGGAGGCGGCGGACTTCATGGCGAGAGCCTTGGCGCACAACGACGGAAAAGGTACTGGAGCCGAGAAGCATAGTGCATGGTTTCCCCTGAAAACAATAAGTAATGATTGGTTCACTGTGCTTACTCACTGGATGCATCTATGGTTGCCAGAGATTGCTGGCTTATAAGCGAGTGAGATTTGCtaaagaaaaatatattctGAATGTCCATAACTACTGATAACTCAGACAACCAGCTCACTGAGTGGTTTTATTTAGAGTGAGTTGGCATTGAGTTCTTTAAGTGTTCACTAAAACCTAGAAATGACCATGCAAAGGGGGTCGTCAATGGCTTGTTTAATCAATTAAAACTAGGGCTGTGATGATGAGACGATGAATCAATTTGTTTGAATGAAAGTAATGTATTTGATTCAATTATGATCATCGATGATAAGTTATCATTAGAGCTGTAGCGACGCGTCGATGAGTCAAAAATTCGTCAACGTCAAATTTATCCGTCGACGATTTTCGTGGACAATGGacaacacagttcgcactttgctgagtctgttgcttatttggatttatgtttaccgtttaatgggaaagaaggctcgtcgcctttattatgtccgtggtcgtcgcatggactatatgtcatccagctcaggttgcgtagccgtgcgtgtgcgtgactgcgcatgtcggctcattagcatctgtaccgtagcggcccgtaccgtagcagcacacctctcccaactcccaagtggccaaattggcctggcctggccagactggccacactcacactggcagatttgagcacggctGGCCTTTAATTTTGTATAACAGtgaaactattttatttattttattttgtgtaaagcAGAAGGTTTTTTGCTGTGCAAAACTGTtgttaaataaagtatattattaagaatcttttggtatttatttgagatacattACGGTTTTTATTAATCGAGCAACAGAAATAGATAACCATCCAATTAGTCattagattagtcgactaatcgatgaaataatcgcccgattaatcgtttaataaataatcgttTACCCCCAGCCCTATCATATACGATTGATTTAAACTTGTTTGTCGCACTCGTGGTTCTACGGATATGGACTCAGCTGGTTTCTATGCAGGCAAGGTGTTGGTCCACTGCAGGGAGGGCTACAGCCGCTCGCCCGCCCTGGTCATCGCCTTCCTCATGCTGCGCCGGCGCCTCGACGTCCACTCCGCCCTGGCAACCGTGCGCCACCAGAGGGAGATCGGCCCCAACGACGGCTTCCTGCGACAGCTCTGTCGGCTCAACCAGAGGCTGCTTGCCACGGGCACGTCCtgaagagagtgagacagccgggagggagtgagacagccgggagggagtgggacagcctggagggagtgagacagcctggagggagtgagacagcctggagggagtgagacagcCTGGAGGGAGTGGGACAGCCTGGAGGGAGTGGGACAGCCTGGAGGGAGTGGGacagcctggagggagggggacagcctggagggagggggacagcctggagggagggggacagcctggagggaggggcacagcctggagggaggggcacagcctggagggaggggcacGTCGTGGAGGGAGTGGCACGTCGTGAAGAGAGTGGCACGTCGTGAAGAGAGTGGCACGTCGTGAAGAGAGTGGCACGTCGTGAAGAGAGTGGCACGTCGTGAAGAGAGTGGCACGTCGTGAAGAGAGTGGGACAGCCTGGAGGGAGTGGGACAGCCTGGAGGGAGTGGGACAGCCTGGAGGGAGTGGCACGCACAGAAGTGGGATGAGTCCAAACGAGAAGGCCAGATGGAGAGGAATGTAAATGTACTGCCTTTATGTAGCACTCTAACCTATTGGCCagtcaaagcgctttacaatattgcctctcattcaccataacgcacacattcacacaccgacggcggagtcagacgtgcaaggcgacagccagctcggcgggagcagttagggttaggtgccttgctcaaggacactcggctaggaggagccggggatccaactagcaacctttcagttacaaggcaactgctctacctcctgagctaagccgaccctgcATGGAGCtgacgccggttgcaccaacgggacttacgcctggtcttaacCTCGCACGGTCTTTGCCATGTGAATGGcaccgcgttgctaggatacctcgtgCCAACAGCTATTTACTATTTACTTAACATCCGATATGATGGAGGAAAACCGCAAGAGGAAATACTATTACAACAGACTGTCCCGCTTATCAGGTTACACAacttaatatgtatatatgttctTGTCAGTTGGCGTATGTCGCAGGAAGTGGAAGTCGCTCAGGGACAGATACATGAGACACCAAAAGAGGgaaaaagagggaaaaaagagCGTGTCAGCGGCAGGGACAGTGAAGAGATGGAAATTCGCTGGGGTCCTGTCCTTCCTCGACCCCTTTGTCACCCCGAGGGAGACCAGCAGCAACTTACCTCGGGGggcagaggaggtagaggaggacggGGCTCCAGATACTTCACTGTCAGGGGCaggagaagatgaggagcttgaggaggcagcagcagggccaTCGCACATGGacgctgctcctgctcctgctcctgctcctgctcctgctcctgctcctgcccctgcccctgcccctgcccctgcccctgcccctgcccctgcccctgcccctgcccctgcccctgcccctgcccctgctCCTGTTCCTGCTCCTGttcctgcccctgcccctgcccctgcccctgctcctgctcctgcccctgctcctgtccctgtccctgcccctgctcctgcccctgcccctgcccctgtccctgtccctgctcCTGCCCCTGTCCCTGCCGCTGGCCCTTCCTGTGTCCCTGTCCCTGAGGCtggccctgcccctgcccctgtcCCTGAGGCtggccctgcccctgcccctgctCCTGCCCCTGCTCCTGCCCCTGGCCCTGCCGCTGGCCCTTCCCGTGTCCCtgcccctgtccctgtccctgccgCTGGCCCTTCCCGTGTCCCtgtccctgcccctgcccctgtccctgtccctgccgCTGGCCCTTCCCGTGTCCCtgcccctgtccctgtccctgccgCTGGCCCTTCCCGtgtccctgcccctgcccctgcccctgtccctgtccctgccgCTGGCCCTTCCTGTGTCCCtgtccctgcccctgcccctgccGCTGGCCCTTCCTGTGTCCCtgtccctgcccctgcccctggcCCTGCCGCTGGCCCTTCCTGTGTCCCTGTCCCTGAGGCTGGCCCTGCCCCAAGACCACAGAGCGGTATGTACAGGACAAAGATGTATAGCATTAATTTCAGGGGTTCAACTATGTTTATGGCTAACCGTTTAagctagggctgcaactaacgattattttaataatcgattaatctgtcgattatttttttgattaatcgatgaatcggatagaaaaaaatatatacattggaattgccgcatctttattcaaaaactgaacattacttcaaattcacagtgcagactgaaatgtaaaaacaccaggttattgctccaacgtcccggaactattaaaagtaatattaaataataaaaagattaaaaaaacataactgggataacacaaaaaagaaacatacaatgtatgatatacttttatatgtatataagggatgtccacggttaaccggtcaaacctattgataccatttttgagactccttgaaatagaacttgtaatattactttaattgctgataagatgatgatagttcaagataggacattaaacaggtcataattctatctttactatctcttttatattactgggaaaacaagtcttcaccaaaatctcaatatatatatattttttactgctgcatttgaacgcatcaatcgtatttctgagccgacctgaacacatcacatttgacactgtttgtgaccattggttagttgttttttttaagcaatctagctctatatcctgccgattttaacatggatgtaaaaactgcattactatttttaactgacgggactttctacaccgtccggttgtgtgattactatcgctgctttgaatgactgttgatgcacgctaTGTTGATGCGttaatttgacagccctaattaaTACTATAAGTTAAAGTTACAACActtcaaaccaaacacacacgcatgttcaACAGGTTTTTCACTTGTGAAGTATTGCACTAACTTACAAATGATGGTGTTTTACATTCCATACAGggacgaagaggaagagagccAGGGTACCAGAGGGGAACACAAATATACAGACAGCCATCCTCCAGGCCCTGCAGAGGCAAAATGCTGTGCCTACCCCTACCCCGCTCTCTGGGAATGAGCACTTTGTCATGGGCCTAGTTCATTCCCTGGAGAGATTGCCACCTGAAGTACTGGAGTACGTTAAATTCCAAATTCGTAAGGTCATATTTGACAATTCTAATTCCACCCTTAATTTGGAACCTGTTTAAGCTTATTAGCTAGTGGTGGTGACAATCTCTCCAGGGAAAGAACTAGGCTGATGTCACTGTTAACTGTTCATTTGTTATTGTTCTGTtatgtttatattatattgttcttatgttatttttattatttctatttttataattatttttgaaataaaatatttctcaCAACTCTTCTCTCAATATATGATTTTAAGATCTAGCATGCATGgacacaaatatacatttttaataacaCTACTTAATTGAACAATTTTAAtaacaatttaataataatgaaggaattccttttgttttgtgtgggtggctcttaaaagagccgttTTGGGGTTGTTGTGCACTGCACTATACGATGGTGTCATGCCACGAGACGGTCCCTTCTGCAGAGAAGTAGGAGGTGAAGGTCTCGCGGATCCGGATGGCCTCTCTCCCGGCGTTGTTGGCAGCCACTCTCCCCAGCCCTGGCAGAGGCAACACCACACCAACAGGGAGGCAATCTCTCActgctgctgttggtgctgtTCTGCGGAGGAGGTTGTGGAGCACACAGGTGGCCTTGACGCATCTCTCCGCCAGCTCAGGACGGACCTCGATGACCCTCCGGTAGATCCGCCACTGGGAGGAGAGGATGCCGAAGGCGTTCTCAACCACCAACCGAGCCCGGGACAGTCGGTAGTTAAACACGCGGCGCTCTCGGGGGAGGATGGGGAATGGCCTCATGAGGTCGGTCCGTAGCGGAAAGGCCTGAGACATGAGGCAGGGGTCCTCTCTGCGCAGCCGCTGACAGTACTCTGTCAGCAGGGAGCTTGAGATCGCCAGCTCGGAGGGCTTGACCAAACACAGAGTTGGCCAGAATTCCTCCATCACTGGTTCTCCCATAGCCCCCCACATCGATGATGCGGAAGCACTTGTCTGCGTCAACTGCCAAGAGAACAATGGAAAATGTTCCCTTGTGGTTGAAGAACTGCGAACCGGAGTTCGCAGGGGCCTTCAGTACAACATGCTTCCCATCGATGGCACCGCAACAGAGAGGTAAGTTCCACTGCTCCTCGAACTGCTCCAGTCCTCGGTAGTGGGCACAGCCATGAACACCTCCACCAGGCAGTCCCATATAGCCGTCACCCCATCGGACACGATGGAAGCCACGGTGGAGGCCCCGACCCGGAAGCTGGTAGGTGTTGTCCGGAACGAATCGCCAGTAGCCAGGAATCTGCAACACATGAATCATTTAATTTAGCCTTATTGAGAATTTTAGTTGTATACCAAATATGTAGGCCAATTATCTTACTGATATCACTGCACAGGTATACGTCTTGactagtgtttacagtggatttgCATCAGCTTATTTTACTTTCAAAAGCATGACAAGGAGGTCAAGAATGAATATGTTGGAGCaatgatgcatttatttattttgtttatataaaACTCAGGTGACATGCATGTATATGAAGATTTGCGTTTAGGTTGAAAccatagataatatataaaaacactGTTGAAACACTGGGTGGAGCATTGACAGGAAATGCATAGCAGGTAGGTGCAAGAGGGGAAACGGATGTGCAAAGCAAACTGCTTTATCACCATGTTGTCAGCACGCCCCCGTTTGACTTGTGTTGAATTTAACGCAATGAATATTgactgtgatgtcacaatggcCTATGCTCCCCCGTGCTTAGTTGAGCATAGTGCACGATGCTTGAATAAATGGGTCACTACTCAAATATAAACAGTGCATTGGAAATAGATGTATGCACTATCAGAACATGCGCCCGAACAATTTCTCCCCGTTATGTATATAGTTTTTGACTACAGGATGTGCTGATTGTTAGAGTAATTAGGCTATGAAACCGCAACTTAccggagacagatagacaggcgcTCCGCAGCCGATATGGAGCGCCTGTAGTTGGAGTCCTGATGGGAGATCCTGGCACCAACCCGGGCTAGCAGGTCATCGAACTGGGCCCGACTCAGTCGAAAGTACCGCTGAAACCGGCCGTCATCCAGGCGGAGTTCTTGGAGCaagtggtgaaactcacccagctgtggCCGTCTCCGGAGGATGTCGTGCACCCAAACACTACGGCGTTTGCGTTTGCGACGCTCCTCGGACTCCCACAGCAAATAAAGCGCAGCGATGGTGGCGATGCAGCCATGTTTCAGCAAAAGAAAAATAGCGGGGGAAAAAAGgttttgggcggtctcatctaggcgcgtagctgcgtaggaccatttttgacacaaaatggtcaagcaacattttagctgcgttacgcgcgtaaatctcACGCGggttacgcgtttggtgtgttcgtaccttaacCGTTCTatacaaacatttaaataaatattttagagTTAAAggataattattttattataggCCTTTTTTTCTTactgtgttttaatgttttactttttactgATCAAATGAAGATTCTGTCggacaccgaaataaataattctttcgttcattctttcattcattttcattcatcaattgtgttgATGCATAACAAAACACTGAAAAACGAATGTAAGTAAAATATGTCATTGTAATTTGTCTGGTTTACAACGAGCAGGCATTTAGGCGGAAATGGTTATTTTTGACAGAAGCAATAATTTGAACATACTCAAATGAAAAGGAGCTAATTGAGGTGTTTCGATTCTGTAGGAGAGATTTGTTCGAATAAATAGAAGAGCCGTCACCGGATTTACAGTTTGTGACTGCCTATATATAAAACATAGCCTATAtacataattaaaacaatattcACAACTGATTAATGAGTTGAGCACGGACTGATCGGCCAGCGATGTCTTCAATTGCAGGCCGAGTGGCTTGACGCACGTCTTCCTCGGGGGCTGCCGGTGGCTGATGGTGTCTGGGGACTAGAGGGATTCTCTTGGAGATGCAGAACTGTGCACGCAGCTATTACAGTGCAGACCCGTTCTGGGTGCATCCGCATCTCCCCATGAAGACAGTGAAACCtaaacaaaataagaaaaattatATCTATAGGCCTATGGCAcgtgaatgttttttttaatgtatttttaaagGATGCATATTACTTATGGTTTACCTGCGTTTGAGGACCCTGATACATCTCAACAACTGACCTAGTTGTGGAGTGTATGGTGTTATACCTCCGTTCTTGGTCAGTTGTTGGAGCCTTTAGCGGGGTCATCAGCCACCGTTTCAGCGGGTATCCACTGTCCCCGAGGAGCAGCCCGTTGCACCTATGAATATAGACTTTAATTAGGTTGCTGTTCATTACTTAAAGCAGTGGCGTgcacagggggggggcagggggggcggtTGCCCCCCCTTGTGGCCCAATTGTTGAAAAACACGTGCTAAAGTgccctctcaggagccaaaacACGTATTAAAGGGGCCCCTTGGGAGCCAAAACGCGTGCTAAACTGCCCTCAAGTGTCCTTTCGGGAACCAAAACGTGTGCTAAACTGCCCCCTTTGAAGCCAAAACGCGTGCTAGAGTGCCCTCATTTGTATAACATATAAAACGTGTCTAAAGTGCCCTCTTCAGTGGTGAGAACGCGCTATATGTgccctttttttctctttccgcccctgcccttcaaaaaGTCTGTGCACGCCACTGACTTAAAGTGAAGCTCATTGTTTCTGTGTAGCTGATTAGAAAAATGCTATAGCCTACCTTCCTTCCTCGCGGTCCTGTAACAACGCACTCTCCCGGAGGATGCGGGAATCGTGGGTGGATCCAGGCCATCTCGCCACCACATTAATGATGGTATAATTTGCGTCACAAGCTATTTGCACGTTGATGGAATGGTAACCTTTTCGGTAGACAAACAAATACTCGTTCTCAGATGGGGCCTGGATCTGCACATGGGTTCCGTCTATGAAGCCCACGATCCCAGGAATGCCGGACGCCTATGAACCCTAACCATGTCGCTGACTGTATTTTGAAATGCCCCGTTTGCGAAGAAACGAAGCGCAATGAACAGTTGTAAAGATGgtgtggcgctataccaaggaaaacgcgtttggggctataactcccacaccgaacctcccacagtccaaaacgttatacccacagattcactggagtctgctgcattttttggcataggccacgcccatttgcgtctataattttttctcgcgaaaaccgctaaactgccttttccctactcctcccacatttcttgtttttattattttttttatcaattgtATTGACAATTAGCAGCCAGGGGGTACAGTAATGGCAGACataaaatacagacacaaaaaatacaaaatgcagcatTAAATTAAATAGCTTTCCCATTTCTAGAACATAGAATATTCCCCATGTATTGCCTGGTTTCCTCAACACAACAAAAAGCGGTTTCTGATTCgagtatttacatttatgaatatgccatttagctaataaaataataaggtttataataaaatattggtTTGCTTGACTAGAGGTGCAATTgaagaaagcaaacaatacatgttcaatacaacaaacaatacatgttcaatacaaaaacaatacatgttcaatacaagACACATACGAACGTGAACAAGGacattacgagcaagtgacgtagttcacGCCCAgacactgattggctgatacgtttgccactttgcaaattcactttttggaaaacgttttggattatgttttggaaaacgttttgcaaaacgttttgccaaatcgtttgcaaagcgttttgcggattaaaatgtcatttgaatatcgtaacacactgtggcatccagcctcggcccggaccagcccgagggttggtcctggacggcgtgtaccaccgtcacccaccagacggcggacgagagcagccctttcggctccccaatcagggtgattgggggacacctggccgaaagccgaggagGAGATATAAAATGACTGACATTTTGACAGCACGGGATGGGAGAGCAAGGAAGAAGGTAGCGCTCTGGTgcgagagagcctagaggcccacggaggccctagagaccgcgtctccTTCGTTGTTTGATTTAAGTTGATTGTTAATAAATGCCTGCAATGGCTTATCCCGCACACCAAAGTGTCGTTTATCCGTGGAACCCGGCCCATTCGAGTACCGGGTTACCACAACACgcagcgtggcgaagtggattgcaatcacggggacgctatagcttttcaatttgaataaaggaactgaggaatttgacaaaatgtcattctatttttattgttataacttttgcaaatttaattgaggattgcaatgtccctttgcatattaaaatacactttgaataacgtatttaaaaattacattataaaattgcataatgaattgtcaattgcattgccatttgctacatatatgcttccatagttgTCTTCTTTTAAGCAGTCAAGTGCACTAcatcagtttgtttatttaaaaaaacatttctgactGCAAACATGGAAGATAATGATTCAATAGCCAAACTCAGAAATGTCTCAAAACTGGACTTTCAATCCAAAAAGGAGATAATAAATGATGGAAGACCAATGCCGGAGCTTAACGGGTTGCTTCAAACTACGGGACAGAAAGTAACGCGGCCTTTTCAAACAGAGTGGTACCGCCGAAACGACTGGATTTGTGGCTGTGCTACGAGAAATCGCCTTTTCTACTAGGCCTACGTAACAATTGGGTTCATCCGATTTATTTGTAAATCGGACTCTGAAGAGGTCAGTGCCTCACCAGCTACGGGCCTCACTACACGTCTCTGATACCTATGTACGTTGTGTCTTtatattcaatgaaaaataatcttgtttgtgtttgcatgcgtccgtgagtctgtgtgtcaacTGAAGTCATCTGATAAGAGTGTCCACTGTCACTTCCTGACACTGATGATATCAGATTTGCAGGCTGACGACTGCTCGGAATTAAAACATGCAACGTGTTTTTTTCCAGCTGATATATCAGAGCCGACTCCTGAGAGCAGACGTATCTGAAGCTGTCAGGGAGGAACCATGGCTaccatctctgaaccggaccctggactctctgaggaacctgGGGACGCGTCTTTGGACCAGAGGGAGCGcaggaagagaagatttggtaggtgcccttttgagaggatttaaaataaataatccattaaaaaaaaaatgcattttcatCTGCATAcgtttaaaatgtacttttagaaAAAGTTTTAAGTCAAATAGGCCGACCTGATGAACCAG
This region includes:
- the dusp3b gene encoding dual specificity protein phosphatase 3b isoform X2, which codes for MTEFSVTVEQLNDLLTDERGFYCWPTKPVDEVCTGIYVGNESAAMNVACLQRLGITHVLNAAEGDSLMHVNTNAEFYAGTAITYHGVAASDTDHFDLSPFFEEAADFMARALAHNDGKGKVLVHCREGYSRSPALVIAFLMLRRRLDVHSALATVRHQREIGPNDGFLRQLCRLNQRLLATGTS
- the dusp3b gene encoding dual specificity protein phosphatase 3b isoform X1 — translated: MTPCLWNIPNAAFPPPSVTHHPEGLGLNPATSHCRSAAMNVACLQRLGITHVLNAAEGDSLMHVNTNAEFYAGTAITYHGVAASDTDHFDLSPFFEEAADFMARALAHNDGKGTKRKRARVPEGNTNIQTAILQALQRQNAVPTPTPLSGNEHFVMGLVHSLERLPPEVLEYVKFQIRKVIFDNSNSTLNLEPV